From the Deltaproteobacteria bacterium genome, one window contains:
- a CDS encoding serine hydroxymethyltransferase — translation MSLLQSQDPEIAEAIQFETERQEYKLEMIASENFVSKAVMEAQGSVLTNKYAEGYPGKRYYGGCEYADVAENLAIQRAKKLFKADHVNVQPHSGSQANMAVYFSFLKPGDKVLGMSLSHGGHLTHGSPVNFSGFLFDVSSYGLNSETETIDFNQVRDLALKNKPKLIVVGASAYPRQIDFKKFREIADEVGARILADIAHVAGLVATALHPDPVPHCEYVTTTTHKTLRGPRGGMILCQEAYAKEVNSKIFPGIQGGPLMHVIAAKAVAFREALSADFKVYAAQVIQNAQALAVTLMAKDFRLVSGGTDNHLMLVDLSPRGLTGKEAEEALGKAGITVNKNTVPQEKLSPFVTSGIRIGTPALTTRGMKENEMKQIGNWISDILNDIKNESLQQKIKTEIKEFCKKFPLYL, via the coding sequence ATGTCTCTACTCCAATCTCAAGATCCTGAAATTGCCGAAGCCATCCAGTTTGAGACCGAACGACAAGAATATAAGCTCGAAATGATTGCGAGCGAGAATTTTGTCAGCAAGGCCGTGATGGAGGCCCAGGGTTCAGTGCTTACCAATAAATATGCGGAAGGCTATCCGGGAAAGCGCTATTACGGGGGCTGCGAGTATGCAGATGTGGCTGAAAATCTGGCCATCCAGCGCGCCAAAAAACTTTTTAAGGCCGATCATGTGAATGTGCAACCCCATTCGGGGTCACAGGCCAACATGGCAGTTTATTTTTCCTTCTTAAAGCCTGGAGACAAGGTCTTGGGAATGAGTCTCTCTCATGGGGGGCATCTCACCCACGGTTCTCCGGTCAACTTTTCGGGTTTTCTTTTTGATGTTTCTTCTTATGGTTTAAATAGTGAGACTGAAACCATCGATTTTAATCAAGTTCGTGATTTAGCTCTAAAGAATAAACCCAAACTCATTGTAGTAGGAGCCTCTGCTTATCCCCGTCAAATTGACTTCAAAAAATTTCGTGAAATTGCCGATGAAGTAGGTGCTCGCATCCTGGCCGATATTGCTCATGTTGCGGGTCTTGTAGCCACTGCTCTCCATCCCGATCCAGTTCCCCATTGTGAATATGTGACCACGACTACCCACAAAACCCTCCGCGGGCCTCGAGGGGGCATGATTCTGTGTCAGGAGGCCTATGCGAAAGAAGTGAACAGTAAGATTTTCCCTGGTATTCAAGGTGGACCGCTGATGCATGTGATTGCTGCAAAAGCGGTGGCATTTAGAGAAGCACTCTCTGCTGATTTCAAGGTTTATGCGGCTCAGGTGATTCAAAATGCCCAGGCCTTGGCGGTCACTCTAATGGCCAAAGATTTTCGCTTGGTTTCGGGCGGGACAGACAATCATTTAATGTTAGTAGATCTTTCTCCAAGAGGTCTTACCGGAAAAGAGGCCGAAGAGGCCTTGGGTAAGGCAGGCATTACCGTGAATAAAAACACGGTGCCCCAGGAAAAACTCTCTCCCTTTGTCACCAGCGGTATTCGTATAGGTACGCCAGCCCTGACGACTCGTGGCATGAAAGAAAATGAAATGAAGCAGATTGGAAACTGGATTTCAGACATTTTGAACGATATAAAAAATGAATCTCTTCAACAGAAGATTAAGACTGAGATCAAAGAATTTTGTAAAAAATTTCCACTGTATCTTTAA
- the rpiB gene encoding ribose 5-phosphate isomerase B, protein MKLVLASDHAGYFLKNTLRDFLIQKKIDCVDLGPFSTASVDYPDFAHLLCEQIQQGRAEAGVLICGTGVGISIAANKIKGIRAAVVSDLFSARMAKEHNNANVLALGARILDEEKAKRVLWAWLKAKYAGGRHQQRLDQIKNLESL, encoded by the coding sequence ATGAAACTTGTTTTAGCCTCTGACCATGCCGGTTATTTTCTTAAAAACACCTTACGAGATTTTTTAATCCAAAAAAAAATAGATTGTGTCGATTTGGGTCCTTTTTCGACAGCTTCTGTAGATTATCCGGATTTTGCGCATCTGCTTTGTGAGCAAATCCAGCAGGGCAGGGCAGAAGCGGGTGTCCTCATCTGTGGAACGGGTGTGGGTATTTCTATTGCTGCCAATAAAATAAAAGGCATTCGTGCTGCAGTGGTATCCGATTTGTTTTCAGCCCGAATGGCCAAGGAACATAATAATGCAAATGTACTTGCCTTGGGGGCCAGGATTTTAGATGAAGAGAAAGCAAAAAGAGTGCTCTGGGCCTGGTTAAAAGCAAAGTATGCAGGGGGAAGGCATCAACAGCGCTTGGATCAGATTAAGAATTTAGAATCCCTTTAA
- the acpP gene encoding acyl carrier protein — translation MPNTSVENKIIRIISEQLGISEDEIQGDSNFVEDLGADSLDIVELIMAMEEEFEMEIPDEEAEKLLMVQDVVEYVKKRVK, via the coding sequence TTGCCAAATACGAGTGTAGAAAACAAAATTATTCGAATTATCTCTGAACAGTTGGGTATTTCCGAAGATGAAATACAAGGGGATTCTAATTTTGTCGAAGATTTGGGCGCAGATTCTTTAGATATTGTTGAGCTCATTATGGCCATGGAAGAAGAGTTTGAAATGGAAATTCCTGATGAAGAGGCAGAAAAGCTTCTTATGGTTCAGGACGTGGTCGAGTACGTCAAAAAACGTGTAAAATGA
- the rpmF gene encoding 50S ribosomal protein L32 gives MPVPKRKTSKSRRDMRRATHKLTATQFNKCNRCGSPKLPHRVCAHCGFYKGKEVIAME, from the coding sequence ATGCCAGTTCCTAAGAGAAAAACAAGCAAATCCAGGCGCGATATGCGACGCGCAACTCATAAACTTACAGCAACTCAATTTAATAAGTGCAATCGTTGCGGTTCACCTAAGTTGCCACATCGGGTCTGTGCCCACTGTGGTTTTTACAAGGGTAAAGAAGTTATTGCGATGGAGTGA